Proteins co-encoded in one Ralstonia sp. RRA genomic window:
- a CDS encoding LysR family transcriptional regulator: MANPLQRIDLNLLVTLHALLNEQHISRAAVRLHKSQPAVSHALAHLRELFGDPLLVRRGGKLALTARARELSQPLEDVLDQLGALLAPPAFDAAAAQRVFRLVMSDYGARTVLPELIRRLRAEAPGIDLVVTQSTRELMPQQVLDGEVDLALGVFPSPPPELLAEALFTDTFACAADATTLPTSGALTLKSWLTRPHALVAMRGGVDNEIDRALARLGHTRRIAITLPHWGVANDLIAGTDLVLTVARRNLDRLGGDARLGVFAAPFPIEPFTFGHLWHPRRQNDPAHQWLRRAIAEVVQTP; encoded by the coding sequence ATGGCGAATCCACTTCAGCGCATCGACCTGAACCTGCTCGTGACCCTGCATGCGCTGCTGAACGAGCAGCACATCTCGCGTGCGGCCGTGCGGTTGCACAAGAGCCAGCCGGCGGTGAGCCACGCCCTGGCGCATCTGCGCGAGCTGTTTGGCGATCCGCTGCTGGTGCGGCGTGGCGGCAAGCTAGCGCTAACAGCGCGTGCGCGCGAACTGTCGCAGCCGCTGGAAGATGTGCTTGATCAACTCGGCGCGCTGCTGGCACCGCCGGCCTTTGATGCCGCGGCTGCGCAGCGCGTGTTCCGCCTGGTGATGTCGGACTACGGCGCACGCACTGTTCTGCCTGAACTGATCCGGCGGCTGCGGGCCGAAGCGCCGGGCATCGACCTCGTGGTCACACAATCCACGCGCGAGCTGATGCCGCAGCAGGTACTCGACGGCGAGGTGGATCTCGCGCTGGGCGTATTCCCCTCGCCACCGCCGGAGCTGCTGGCCGAGGCACTGTTCACCGACACCTTTGCCTGCGCGGCCGATGCGACCACCCTGCCCACCTCGGGCGCGCTCACGCTGAAAAGCTGGCTGACGCGCCCGCACGCGCTGGTCGCCATGCGCGGCGGCGTCGACAACGAGATCGACCGTGCCTTGGCTCGCCTTGGACACACGCGGCGCATCGCGATCACCCTGCCGCACTGGGGCGTGGCCAATGACCTGATCGCCGGAACGGACCTGGTGCTGACGGTGGCGCGCCGAAACCTCGACCGATTGGGCGGCGACGCCCGCTTGGGCGTATTCGCCGCGCCCTTCCCGATCGAGCCGTTCACGTTTGGGCATCTGTGGCACCCGCGCCGACAGAACGATCCCGCGCACCAGTGGCTGCGACGCGCCATCGCTGAGGTCGTGCAAACGCCTTGA
- a CDS encoding hemolysin III family protein, with protein sequence MYHGERFNGFSHLAGAILAAAGMAVLVTSSALHHDAWKVVSSVVYGTTLVLLYTISTLYHSLRGPAKGIFQRLDYCAIYLLIAGSYTPFALVTLRGPWGWTLFGINWALAAIGIAQELWIGRRTRLFSLLIYVVMGWLVLIAMGPLAAALPAPGLWWLVAGGALYTAGVGFFLFDEKVRHFHGIWHLFVLAGSVCQFISILLYVG encoded by the coding sequence ATGTATCACGGAGAACGTTTCAATGGCTTCAGCCACCTGGCCGGGGCCATCCTTGCCGCTGCCGGCATGGCGGTGCTGGTGACATCCTCGGCGCTGCACCACGATGCCTGGAAGGTGGTCAGCTCCGTGGTCTACGGCACCACGCTGGTCCTGCTGTACACGATCTCGACGCTGTATCACAGCCTGCGTGGCCCGGCCAAAGGCATCTTTCAGCGGCTGGACTACTGCGCCATCTATCTGCTGATTGCCGGCAGCTATACGCCGTTCGCACTGGTGACGCTGCGCGGCCCGTGGGGCTGGACACTGTTCGGCATCAACTGGGCACTGGCGGCCATCGGCATTGCGCAGGAACTCTGGATCGGCCGCCGCACGCGCCTGTTCTCGCTGCTGATCTACGTGGTGATGGGGTGGCTGGTGCTGATTGCCATGGGACCATTGGCGGCTGCATTGCCTGCGCCGGGCCTGTGGTGGCTGGTGGCAGGCGGCGCGCTCTATACCGCGGGCGTCGGGTTCTTCCTCTTCGACGAAAAAGTGCGGCACTTCCACGGCATCTGGCACCTGTTCGTGCTGGCGGGCAGTGTGTGCCAGTTCATCAGTATCCTGCTGTACGTGGGCTGA
- a CDS encoding long-chain fatty acid--CoA ligase gives MDKPWLKQYPAGVPADIDASQYRSLAHLLEDSFQKNRNRRAFECMGKVLTYGEIDTLSRQLAAWLQSRGLAPGARVALMMPNVLQYPVALAAVLRAGYVVVNVNPLYTPRELEHQLKDSGAEAIIILENFATTLQQVLPNTPVKHIVVASMGDMLGGLKGMLVNFVVRSVKKMVPAWELPSCIRFNTALEEGAKLALKPTSVGPDDVAFLQYTGGTTGVSKGATLLHRNIVANVLQSEAWMNPALTKPGRDGRMLGADEEIVTITALPLYHIFALTVCCLLSMRKGGLAVLIPNPRDIPGFIKVLKQYRFHMFPAVNTLYNALLNNPEFKDVDCSNLRVANGGGMAVQEAVAKKWLEVTGCPIIEGYGLSETSPSAICNPTNTDTFSGTVGLPIPGTEIAIRDDEGRDLPIGQAGEICIRGPQVMAGYWKRPDETAKVMYADGYFKTGDVGVMDERGYTKIVDRKKDMILVSGFNVYPNEVEGVVAMCPGVLEVAAVGVPDVHSGEVVKLFVVRRDPTLTEEKLQEFCKEQLTGYKRPKFIEFRNELPKTNVGKILRRELRDEAMKKRA, from the coding sequence ATGGATAAACCGTGGCTGAAGCAGTACCCCGCCGGGGTGCCCGCCGACATCGATGCGTCGCAGTATCGATCGCTGGCGCATCTGCTTGAAGATTCCTTTCAGAAGAACCGCAATCGCCGCGCTTTCGAGTGCATGGGCAAGGTCCTGACCTACGGCGAGATCGATACGCTGTCGCGCCAACTGGCGGCCTGGCTGCAATCGCGTGGCCTGGCGCCCGGCGCCCGCGTCGCGCTGATGATGCCGAACGTGCTGCAGTACCCGGTGGCGCTGGCCGCTGTGCTGCGCGCCGGCTACGTGGTCGTCAACGTCAACCCGCTCTACACCCCGCGCGAGCTGGAACACCAGCTCAAGGACAGCGGCGCCGAAGCCATCATCATCCTGGAGAACTTCGCGACGACGCTGCAGCAGGTGCTGCCCAACACGCCGGTCAAGCACATCGTGGTGGCCAGCATGGGCGACATGCTGGGCGGCCTCAAGGGCATGCTGGTCAACTTTGTCGTGCGCAGTGTCAAGAAGATGGTGCCGGCGTGGGAGCTGCCCAGCTGCATCCGCTTCAACACCGCGCTGGAAGAGGGCGCCAAGCTGGCGCTCAAGCCGACCTCCGTCGGCCCGGACGATGTGGCCTTCCTGCAATACACCGGCGGCACCACCGGCGTGTCGAAGGGCGCGACGCTGCTGCACCGGAACATCGTCGCCAACGTGCTGCAGTCTGAGGCGTGGATGAACCCGGCGCTCACCAAGCCCGGCCGCGACGGCCGCATGCTGGGTGCCGACGAAGAGATCGTCACGATCACCGCGCTGCCGCTGTATCACATCTTCGCGCTGACGGTGTGCTGCCTGCTGTCGATGCGCAAGGGTGGGTTGGCGGTGCTGATCCCGAACCCGCGTGACATTCCGGGCTTCATCAAGGTGCTCAAGCAGTACCGCTTCCACATGTTCCCGGCCGTGAACACGCTGTACAACGCGCTGCTGAACAACCCCGAGTTCAAGGATGTCGACTGCTCCAACCTGCGCGTGGCCAACGGCGGCGGCATGGCGGTGCAGGAAGCCGTGGCCAAGAAGTGGCTCGAGGTGACCGGCTGCCCGATCATCGAAGGCTATGGCTTGTCGGAAACCTCGCCGTCGGCCATCTGCAACCCGACCAACACGGACACCTTCTCGGGCACCGTTGGCCTGCCGATTCCGGGCACCGAAATCGCCATCCGTGACGATGAAGGCCGCGATCTGCCGATCGGTCAGGCGGGCGAAATCTGCATCCGCGGTCCTCAGGTCATGGCCGGCTACTGGAAGCGCCCGGACGAGACCGCCAAGGTCATGTACGCCGACGGTTACTTCAAGACCGGCGACGTGGGCGTGATGGACGAGCGCGGCTACACCAAGATCGTCGATCGCAAGAAGGACATGATCCTGGTGTCGGGCTTCAACGTGTACCCGAACGAGGTCGAAGGCGTGGTGGCGATGTGCCCGGGCGTGCTGGAAGTGGCCGCCGTGGGCGTACCGGACGTGCACTCGGGCGAGGTCGTCAAACTGTTCGTGGTGCGCCGTGACCCGACGCTCACCGAAGAGAAGCTGCAGGAGTTCTGCAAGGAGCAGCTCACCGGCTACAAGCGCCCGAAGTTCATCGAGTTCCGCAACGAGCTGCCGAAGACCAACGTCGGCAAGATCCTGCGCCGCGAACTGCGCGACGAGGCGATGAAGAAGCGTGCCTGA
- a CDS encoding aminopeptidase: MRGVRALCVVLSLAGSALLTGCDTLGYYYQSVTGHLSLMAQREPIDQAIEDARTAHNDKLAKRLEDARSIRIYASRELALPDNGSYRVYANLKRPFAVWNVFAAPELSVKLKEWCFLVVGCVTYRGYYDRNAAEAYADTLRAQGLDVDVAGIPAYSTLGYFDDPLLNTFVGLPEGELARLIFHELAHQVVYAKGDTAFNESFATAVETIGVERWLADAATPEVRAEYATYDARRVQFRALLLDYRNRLETLYASPVSNDEKRAGKRAIFASLQADYAKLKASWGGYTGYDRWFAQPLSNAHLGAVASYLEWVPAFTALYHRDGGDWARFYADVKTMAHEPKPKREATLRALAPPALLGADGAVTQK; encoded by the coding sequence ATGCGTGGCGTTCGCGCGCTGTGCGTGGTGCTGTCGCTGGCGGGTTCGGCATTGCTGACCGGTTGCGACACCCTTGGCTACTACTACCAGTCGGTGACCGGGCACCTTTCGTTGATGGCGCAGCGCGAGCCGATCGACCAGGCCATCGAAGACGCCCGCACCGCGCATAACGACAAGCTCGCCAAGCGGCTGGAGGATGCCCGCAGCATCCGCATCTACGCCTCACGCGAGCTGGCGCTGCCAGATAACGGCAGCTATCGCGTCTACGCCAACCTGAAGCGCCCATTCGCAGTGTGGAACGTGTTTGCCGCGCCGGAGCTGTCGGTCAAGCTCAAGGAGTGGTGTTTCCTCGTCGTCGGCTGCGTGACCTATCGCGGCTACTACGACCGCAATGCGGCAGAGGCCTATGCCGACACGCTGCGCGCCCAGGGTTTGGACGTGGACGTGGCCGGGATTCCTGCGTATTCCACACTGGGTTATTTCGATGACCCGCTGCTCAACACCTTCGTCGGCCTGCCCGAGGGCGAACTGGCACGCCTGATCTTCCATGAGCTGGCGCACCAGGTGGTCTATGCCAAGGGCGACACGGCCTTCAATGAATCCTTCGCCACCGCAGTCGAGACGATTGGCGTTGAACGTTGGCTGGCTGACGCAGCAACGCCCGAAGTCCGCGCGGAATACGCCACATACGATGCCCGCCGCGTACAATTCCGCGCCCTGTTGCTGGACTATCGCAACCGGCTTGAGACGCTGTACGCCAGCCCCGTGTCGAACGATGAGAAGCGCGCCGGCAAACGCGCCATCTTCGCGAGCCTGCAAGCGGATTACGCCAAGCTCAAGGCAAGCTGGGGCGGCTATACCGGCTACGACCGCTGGTTCGCGCAGCCGCTGTCGAATGCGCATCTGGGCGCCGTGGCGAGTTACCTGGAGTGGGTGCCGGCGTTCACGGCGCTGTATCACCGTGACGGTGGTGACTGGGCGCGCTTCTACGCTGACGTCAAAACCATGGCGCACGAGCCTAAGCCCAAGCGTGAGGCTACGCTGCGGGCATTGGCTCCGCCGGCGCTGCTTGGGGCAGATGGCGCGGTCACGCAAAAGTGA
- a CDS encoding molybdopterin oxidoreductase family protein — protein sequence MSTQVIRAACPHDCPDTCALLVTVEDGRATRVQGDPDHPTTAGVLCTKVNRYTERTYHPNRLLTPMKRVGAKGEGKFEPITWDEALDTIAARLGDIAARNPEGILPYSYAGTMGLVQGESMAARFFHKLGASLLDRTICASAGATALRYTYGASLGMDIEHVQDAKLILIWGANPIASNLHFWTRAQEAKRRGATLVAIDPYRSLTAEKCHRHLAVRPGTDAALALAMIHVLIRDGLLDHDYIANHTLGFEALRERAQQYTPEYAATLCGVDAADIEWLAKLYGTTVVRDKQPAAIRLNYGMQRAHGGGQGVRAVACLPSLVGAWRDAAGGLQLSTSGFFPVDTAKLQRPDLLPHGLPRTINMSTIGDALLHTGDAAFGPKVEAVVVYNSNPVAVAPDSRKVAAGFAREDLFTVVLEHFQTDTADYADILLPATTQLEHVDVHKAYGHTYVLANNAAIAPMGQSLPNTEIFRRIAQRMGFTDACFADSDDEIAAQAIRRDDPAAAHIDWATLKREGWQKLAHPAAPLARGGYRTPSGRCEFYSEQMAKDGLDPLPGYVPPYESVISTPELAKRYPLSMISPPARNFLNSTFVNVDSLRSTEGEPHLDIHPDDAQARGVVDGELVCIFNDRGTMQARARVTDRARRGVVVGLSIWWKKLAPDGTNANELTSQRLTDMGRAPTFYDCLVEVAPVAQAA from the coding sequence ATGTCCACCCAAGTCATCCGTGCCGCCTGCCCGCACGACTGCCCCGACACCTGCGCCTTGCTCGTCACCGTGGAAGACGGCCGCGCCACCCGCGTGCAGGGCGACCCGGACCACCCGACCACGGCCGGCGTGCTCTGCACCAAGGTCAACCGCTACACCGAACGCACCTACCACCCGAACCGCCTGCTGACGCCGATGAAGCGCGTGGGTGCCAAGGGCGAGGGCAAGTTCGAACCCATCACCTGGGACGAGGCGCTCGACACCATCGCCGCACGTCTGGGCGACATCGCGGCACGCAACCCCGAAGGCATCCTCCCGTACAGCTACGCCGGCACCATGGGGCTGGTGCAGGGCGAGAGCATGGCCGCGCGCTTCTTCCACAAGCTGGGCGCGTCGTTGCTGGATCGCACCATCTGCGCCTCGGCTGGGGCGACGGCGCTGCGGTACACGTATGGCGCGAGCCTGGGCATGGACATCGAGCACGTGCAGGACGCCAAGCTGATCCTGATCTGGGGCGCCAACCCGATCGCCTCGAACCTGCATTTCTGGACGCGCGCGCAGGAAGCCAAGCGGCGCGGCGCCACGCTGGTGGCGATTGACCCATACCGCTCGCTGACGGCCGAGAAGTGCCACCGCCATCTGGCCGTGCGCCCCGGCACCGATGCGGCGCTGGCGCTGGCGATGATCCACGTGCTGATCCGCGATGGCTTGCTCGACCACGATTACATCGCCAACCACACGCTCGGTTTCGAAGCACTGCGCGAGCGTGCTCAGCAATACACGCCGGAATACGCAGCCACGCTGTGCGGCGTCGATGCGGCGGACATCGAATGGCTCGCCAAGCTGTACGGTACGACGGTCGTGCGCGACAAGCAGCCGGCAGCCATCCGCCTGAACTACGGCATGCAGCGCGCCCACGGCGGCGGGCAGGGCGTGCGTGCGGTGGCGTGCTTGCCGTCGCTGGTGGGCGCGTGGCGCGATGCGGCGGGCGGGCTGCAACTCTCGACGTCGGGCTTCTTCCCGGTCGACACCGCCAAGCTGCAGCGCCCAGACCTGCTGCCCCATGGGCTGCCGCGCACCATCAACATGAGCACCATCGGCGACGCGTTGCTGCACACGGGCGACGCGGCATTCGGCCCGAAGGTGGAGGCGGTGGTCGTCTACAACAGCAACCCGGTGGCCGTGGCGCCGGACTCGCGCAAGGTGGCGGCTGGCTTCGCACGCGAAGACCTCTTCACCGTGGTGCTGGAACACTTCCAGACCGACACCGCCGATTACGCCGACATCCTCTTGCCCGCCACCACGCAGCTCGAACACGTGGACGTGCACAAGGCCTACGGCCACACCTACGTGCTGGCCAACAACGCCGCCATCGCACCGATGGGCCAGTCGCTGCCGAACACGGAGATCTTCCGCCGCATCGCGCAACGCATGGGCTTTACCGACGCGTGTTTCGCTGATTCCGACGACGAGATTGCCGCGCAGGCCATCCGCCGTGATGATCCGGCCGCCGCGCACATCGACTGGGCCACGCTCAAGCGCGAGGGCTGGCAGAAGCTGGCGCACCCCGCCGCGCCGCTCGCGCGTGGCGGCTATCGCACGCCGTCCGGCCGCTGCGAGTTCTATTCCGAACAGATGGCCAAGGACGGCCTCGACCCGTTGCCCGGCTACGTGCCGCCGTACGAATCGGTCATCAGCACGCCGGAGCTGGCCAAACGCTATCCGCTGTCGATGATCTCGCCGCCGGCGCGCAATTTCCTGAACTCGACCTTCGTCAACGTCGACAGCCTGCGCAGCACCGAGGGCGAGCCGCACCTGGATATCCACCCCGACGATGCACAGGCACGCGGCGTAGTCGATGGTGAACTCGTCTGCATCTTCAATGACCGCGGCACCATGCAGGCGCGCGCCCGCGTGACCGACCGCGCGCGGCGCGGCGTGGTCGTCGGCCTGTCGATCTGGTGGAAGAAGCTCGCGCCCGACGGCACCAACGCCAACGAGCTGACCAGCCAGCGCCTGACCGACATGGGCAGGGCGCCCACCTTCTACGACTGCCTGGTCGAGGTCGCGCCCGTCGCGCAGGCCGCCTGA
- a CDS encoding LacI family DNA-binding transcriptional regulator, translated as MTVRIKDVAAAAGVSVATVSRALAGGPVSVELRKRVDAAVAASGYRPNLSARRLRSQQAQTVGLIVSDIRNPFFTSVSRAVEDAAYAAGLRVILCNSDEDPEKEAMYLRLMAEERVTGVILSPTRSIAEAQQPVDLGYPVVLIDRAGPACGVDAVVLDNQQAAQGLAEHLASQGYRRIGGLFGRTSSTGAERQAGFAAALARNGLTAEARFILPTAEAAEAETLAWLSASEQSGERPDALVASNAQSLLGMLRALRRLSLEVPRDIAVAGFDNEPWTELAGPGITVIEQPVYDIGRMAMAMLQDRLAQPDLPTRRVLLTGRLVTRGSTPLRGM; from the coding sequence ATGACGGTTCGGATCAAGGACGTGGCAGCGGCGGCGGGTGTGTCGGTGGCGACCGTGTCGCGTGCGCTGGCCGGCGGCCCGGTGAGCGTGGAACTGCGCAAGCGCGTCGATGCGGCCGTGGCGGCGTCGGGGTATCGGCCGAACCTGTCGGCGCGGCGGTTGCGCTCCCAGCAGGCGCAGACCGTCGGGCTGATCGTGTCGGACATCCGCAACCCGTTCTTCACCAGCGTCAGCCGCGCGGTGGAGGACGCCGCCTACGCCGCTGGCCTACGTGTGATCCTCTGCAACTCCGATGAAGACCCCGAGAAGGAAGCGATGTACCTGCGCCTGATGGCGGAGGAGCGTGTGACCGGGGTGATCCTTTCCCCAACGCGCAGCATTGCCGAAGCGCAGCAACCGGTGGACCTGGGCTATCCGGTGGTGCTGATCGACCGCGCCGGTCCGGCGTGTGGCGTGGATGCCGTGGTGCTCGACAACCAGCAGGCCGCGCAGGGGCTGGCTGAGCACTTGGCATCGCAGGGCTATCGCCGCATCGGCGGGCTGTTCGGGCGCACCAGTAGCACCGGCGCCGAGCGCCAGGCTGGGTTTGCCGCCGCACTGGCGCGCAATGGGCTGACGGCCGAGGCGCGCTTCATCCTGCCCACCGCCGAGGCCGCCGAGGCCGAGACGCTGGCGTGGCTATCGGCGAGTGAACAGTCGGGCGAACGCCCCGACGCGCTGGTCGCCAGTAACGCGCAATCGCTGCTGGGCATGCTGCGGGCGCTGCGCCGCCTGTCGCTGGAGGTGCCACGCGACATCGCCGTGGCGGGCTTTGATAACGAGCCGTGGACGGAACTGGCTGGCCCCGGCATCACCGTGATCGAGCAGCCGGTGTACGACATCGGCCGCATGGCGATGGCGATGTTGCAAGACCGCCTCGCGCAACCTGATTTGCCCACGCGTCGCGTCTTGCTGACGGGGCGCTTGGTGACGCGGGGTTCTACACCGCTGCGTGGCATGTAG
- the ptsP gene encoding phosphoenolpyruvate--protein phosphotransferase has translation MASALICAERIRLQQHATDKASAIRAAGQLLADSGCIDPAYIDSLLRRETVANTFLGHGVAIPHGMGEDRHLIRQTGIAVLQFPEGLEWHPGQTTHLVFAIAAQSDEHIALLRRLTRLLNDDARLRLLFTTRDAEDIVAALSSDVPAPVASAPGTDLAEQRTLVLEYPSGLHARPAAQWVEAARRFAARIQVRHGDETADAKNLVALLQLGLAAGSTLTLSAEGPDATAALDGLQQTIRSLTAQERAQAARDTQAARARQTAHGWQADAAAPAIGGIAASPGLAIGPVHVLQHGATTVPDHPIALTTGGDLLDKALADTRAELAALAHDTATRIGEAEAGIFKAQAELLGDTDLMTLTCQAMVEGHGVAWSWHQAVERLAERLAALGNPLLAARAADLRDVGRRVLGHIDPALRGTSQTLPDTPCILVAADLSPSDTAALDTRRILGIVTAQGGPTSHTAILTRTLGIPAVVAAGPAVLDVAPGTQVIVDGTGGRMVLDPDAATVASARAWLQEDAARTQREQAERSLPARTRDGHTVEIAANVNLPAQAAEAITLGAEGVGLMRTEFLFLERDHTPDEDTQYAVYAEMLKALNGRPLIVRTLDIGGDKQVPHLNLPTEENPFLGVRGARLLLRRPDLMEPQLRALYRAAHDGADNAGEHGDSSTLSIMFPMITSESEVIALRAACERIRTQMNAPHVPLGIMVEVPAAALLADRLAEHVDFFSIGTNDLTQYTLAIDRQHPDLAAEADSLHPAVLRLIQQTVQGAARQKRWVGVCGGLAGDPFGALLLTGLGVHELSMSPRDIPPVKARLREADFTALSALANRALACASAQDVRALEAAMPKAIGKEQAAA, from the coding sequence ATGGCTTCCGCCCTGATCTGCGCCGAACGCATCCGCTTGCAGCAGCACGCCACCGACAAGGCCAGCGCCATCCGCGCCGCCGGCCAGTTGTTGGCCGATTCCGGCTGCATCGACCCCGCCTATATCGACAGCCTCTTGCGCCGCGAAACCGTGGCCAACACGTTTCTCGGGCACGGCGTCGCCATCCCGCACGGCATGGGCGAAGACCGTCACCTGATCCGCCAGACGGGCATTGCCGTGCTGCAGTTTCCCGAGGGGCTGGAATGGCACCCCGGGCAGACCACGCATCTGGTCTTCGCCATTGCCGCGCAATCGGATGAGCACATCGCACTGCTGCGCCGGCTGACGCGCCTGCTGAACGATGACGCACGCCTGCGGCTGCTCTTCACCACGCGCGACGCTGAAGACATCGTCGCCGCGCTCTCCAGCGACGTGCCGGCCCCAGTGGCCAGCGCGCCGGGCACGGACCTCGCCGAGCAGCGCACGCTCGTGCTGGAGTACCCCAGTGGCCTGCATGCCCGACCCGCCGCGCAGTGGGTGGAAGCCGCGCGCCGGTTTGCTGCGCGCATCCAGGTCCGCCATGGCGATGAGACGGCCGATGCCAAGAACCTTGTCGCGCTGCTTCAACTAGGGCTCGCCGCTGGCAGCACGCTGACGCTGTCCGCCGAAGGTCCGGACGCGACCGCTGCGCTCGACGGCCTGCAGCAGACCATCCGCAGCCTGACCGCGCAGGAACGGGCCCAGGCCGCGCGCGACACGCAAGCCGCCCGCGCACGCCAGACCGCGCACGGCTGGCAAGCCGATGCCGCTGCGCCCGCTATCGGCGGCATTGCGGCAAGCCCGGGGCTGGCGATCGGGCCCGTCCACGTGCTGCAGCATGGCGCGACCACGGTGCCCGATCACCCCATCGCCCTCACCACGGGCGGCGACCTGCTGGACAAGGCCCTGGCCGACACACGCGCCGAACTGGCCGCCCTCGCCCACGACACCGCCACCCGCATCGGCGAGGCAGAAGCCGGCATCTTCAAGGCCCAAGCGGAATTGCTGGGCGACACCGACCTGATGACGCTGACCTGTCAGGCCATGGTCGAAGGCCACGGCGTGGCGTGGTCGTGGCATCAGGCGGTGGAGCGGCTGGCCGAGCGGCTGGCCGCGTTGGGCAACCCGCTGCTGGCCGCACGTGCGGCTGACCTGCGCGACGTGGGGCGGCGCGTGCTGGGGCACATCGATCCAGCGTTGCGGGGCACGTCGCAGACGCTGCCGGACACGCCGTGCATCCTGGTTGCGGCCGACCTGTCGCCGTCGGACACGGCCGCGCTAGATACGCGCCGCATCCTCGGTATCGTCACCGCGCAAGGCGGGCCGACCTCGCACACCGCCATCCTGACGCGCACGCTGGGCATTCCCGCCGTCGTGGCCGCCGGCCCTGCGGTGCTGGATGTGGCGCCCGGCACGCAGGTCATCGTGGATGGCACCGGCGGCCGGATGGTGCTGGACCCCGACGCCGCCACCGTCGCCAGCGCGCGTGCCTGGCTGCAAGAAGACGCCGCGCGCACGCAACGCGAACAGGCTGAACGCAGCCTGCCCGCCCGCACCCGCGACGGTCATACGGTGGAGATCGCCGCCAACGTCAACTTGCCCGCGCAGGCCGCCGAGGCCATCACGCTGGGCGCGGAAGGCGTGGGCCTGATGCGCACGGAATTCCTCTTCCTCGAACGCGACCACACGCCCGACGAAGACACCCAGTACGCGGTCTACGCCGAGATGCTCAAGGCCCTGAACGGCCGACCGCTGATCGTGCGCACGCTCGACATCGGCGGCGACAAGCAGGTGCCGCACCTGAACCTGCCCACGGAGGAAAACCCCTTCCTCGGCGTGCGCGGCGCCCGCCTGTTGCTACGCCGGCCCGACCTGATGGAGCCGCAACTGCGTGCGCTGTATCGCGCCGCGCACGATGGCGCCGATAACGCCGGCGAGCATGGCGACAGCAGCACCCTGTCGATCATGTTCCCGATGATCACCTCGGAGAGCGAAGTCATCGCCCTGCGCGCCGCATGCGAGCGCATCCGCACGCAGATGAACGCGCCCCACGTGCCGCTCGGCATCATGGTGGAGGTGCCCGCCGCCGCGCTCCTGGCCGATCGGCTGGCCGAGCATGTCGACTTCTTCTCCATCGGCACCAACGACCTCACGCAATACACGCTGGCAATCGACCGCCAGCACCCGGATCTCGCCGCCGAGGCCGATAGCCTGCACCCCGCCGTGCTGCGCCTGATCCAACAGACTGTGCAAGGTGCAGCGCGCCAGAAACGCTGGGTGGGCGTGTGCGGCGGCCTGGCGGGCGATCCGTTCGGCGCGTTGCTGCTGACCGGCCTGGGCGTGCACGAGCTGTCGATGAGCCCGCGCGACATTCCGCCCGTCAAGGCGCGGCTGCGCGAGGCGGATTTCACCGCGCTCAGTGCGCTGGCCAACCGCGCCCTCGCCTGTGCGTCCGCTCAGGACGTGCGCGCACTGGAAGCCGCCATGCCCAAGGCCATCGGCAAGGAGCAGGCCGCAGCATGA